GAACAAAAAAATACAAATATAAATAAGTTTAAAAATATGAATGAGATTATGAATAAAATTAACCCACTAATCATAGGCAATCAATTGCACGTTAACGGTAAAAAAATAAAGGGGATATGGTTAAGGCTAGTCAACAAGCCTGGAGTGCTGGCTGAAGTAGCTTCAAAATTTGCAGAATGCAATGTTAACATTCTAGTAGTAAACTTCTCCAGAGTAGTTGAAGAAGGCGAATTAGGTACCATGTTCATCGTAGCCGATTTCACCAAAACAAGCTGTCGAGAAGTAATTAATAAGTTGAAACAACTTGATTTTGTTAAAGAATGCGAGGCTGTAGAGCCTCAGTTCAAAGATTTACTAGTTGATCTTTTTCATTTTCCAATAGTAGATGAAGAAGGTAAAAGGCTTTTAATATTTACGGAATATAATATGGAGAGCCTAGTTGTTCGGCTGCGGGAATATTTTAAAGAGGGAGGATTAGCGTTTTTATATCATCAAGGACGCTTAACAGGTTTGTCGCTTGCAAAAACTTACAAGAGTTGGGGTATCCAAGACGTTCTAGAGGCTTTAAAAGTTAACTTTTTAAGAGCGCATGCGCTTGGAAGGTATAGAGCCGAAATTACCGAGTATAAGAGAAAAGGCGGAGGCTTTAAAATAGCAATTAAAGCTTTTGATATGTGGGAATGCGTAACCGCTAAGAAATTTGGAATCAGAGGCCTCTCATGCTATTTCGAGAAGGGAGTAATTGCTGGGATAGTTGAAGGATACACGGGTAGTGGGGTAAAGATAGAGGAAACAAAGTGTTTGGCGAAGGGCGATCCTTACTGCTTATTTGTTATCGATAAAAGTTAACGCAATAAATTTATGCTAATCTTATTAAGCAGATTTCAAGGTTAAAATTGAAGTTATATGAAAAAAGCAGTCATCCTTGTTCTCGTAATTATTTTAATCATGATTATAGCCTCTTTTTTCTTGAATAGCAGTCACAGAGTAAAATTAACGTATTATGTAATTATCGAGAATTCGCCTGGAGGATCGACAGTTCCAGCGACTGGAAAATATAGAGTGTATAATGAAACGTTTTTAGTTAAAGCTCAACCTGAAAAATTCTGGACTTTTAAAAAATGGGTTGTAAACGATAGCTTGATTTTTGAAAATCCAAACTTAGTTTTAGATATTAGGGGGAATACGACTTTAAAACCGATTTTTGAAAGACGAAAATGCACTGTTAACTTATTAAGCAATATTACACAAGCAATTATAATCGTAAACTACTCTGCAACTACCATACCATGCAAATTAACTGTTCCATGCGGCTCAGTTTTAAACCTAACCCCTATACAGCTTCAAGATTACGTCCCGCTTAACGATACGATGATATTATTCGTTGAAGACGATACTGACCTCGTTTTCAAATACACTAGAGAAGCAGTTCCCACCGAATTTGTTAACAAGCCGGAATGTGAAGATGAAATTTGCATAGTCCGCTACCCACCAATATTTGCTACATCCGTTGTTAAGGAAGATGGCTTGGAAAAATACGTGTTAAGCGTCTGCATGTGGAACTTAAAATCTGCAACAGGAAATATAGAGGTTAAGCATTTCAAAAACAAAATCTACATAAGCGTCGACGTTGAAAACGCTAAAGCCATTGACCCAGAAAAGAGAGTTGTAGGCTTTCCGGAAGTATGGATAGGATGCAAACCATGGGGGAATCCGTGCGCAAATGCTTTCTGGAATGTAAGCTTTCCAACCAGAAGCTACAATCTAGAATTGAGTGTCGACTATAAACTTGTAAAGAAGAAGGGCGTGATAAACGTAGCTTTTGACATGTGGTTCGTAGCTACAAACGATAAAAAAGTAGATCCAACGTTGAACACTGAAACGGTAGAGCTTATGATATGGCTTTACTACGATAAGGACCTTGCTTCATGGATGTTTACACGGATAAAAAGCGTCGAGATGCCTGTAATCGTTGAAGGTGAAAGAGTCTTGTTAAAGTTTTATGTTTTTCACTATGTAATGCCTTGGCATTACATAGCCGTATTACCGGAGAATCCGGCCTATCTGAATGGAAAAAACGTAGTCATAGATCTTAAAGATATCATTACTAACTTGCGTGAATTATATCCGGAAGTTCCGCTCTACGACAAATGGTTATTTGGTATAGAGCTGGGAACGGAGTTTATAGAGGGAGATTCTAGCTTCACGTTAAAAATAGGAAAGTTTACTATTTGTAGGTCTTAATCCATATATCAATAAGTAAATAAGTAACTTTAAAATTATTAAATTGAAATGAACCCGTTAGCTATGGTATTGGCACTAATAACCTCTGCAACTATGCTAATCTTCCCATTTATTACAGTAGGTATAGCTCTATTCTTCTATCTTGCAATGTTCATTTTATGGATCGCAGTTGTCATTTGGGTATATAAAGACGCTGAGAAAAGAGGAGAGAACGGAGTCTTATGGTTACTCGTGGTGCTTGTAGGCGGAATAATTGGTTTAATAGTATATTTAATACTGAGAGAGGAGAAACTAGCAAAAACAGTATAAAATTAAATACATAAAACAATATTTTATATTTACACCTAAATTTGTCCATAAAATTTAAAAAATCTAGTTTTAAATATTATTTTGGTGATACCTCATGACGGTAGATGTTGTAGCCGAAATAGTAAAAGCTTTGACAGATATACTGATCAACGTTATAGCGGCTATACCATCGATAATTGCCGCACTTATAGTGATAGGAATAGGCTATGCTGTCGGGGGTATCACCGGTAAAGCCGTAAACAAGCTAGTAGAAATAACAGGCTTAGAAAAGGCATTCGACCAGACAGATGCCGGCAAAGCGTTTAGAAAAGCTGGGATAGACTTGTCCAATTTCGTCGGTTCTCTAGTGAAAGCATTCGTCATAGTAATTTCCATCTCAATAGCTTTACAGCTGCTACAGATAGGCGAACCCACCCGTAGCTACATTCTCGCAATCGCAGATTACCTGCCAAGGCTTGTTGGAGGCATATTGCTGCTAAGCCTAGGACTCGTGCTTGTAGAGTTCCTAGCGACGTATGTTAGGCAGATCCTACTACCCGTATTCCCAGAAAAGCATAAAGAACTCGTTGACATGCTCCGCAACTTGCTACTAATAGGCTTAGTAGCTATTGTATTGAGCATTGCCCTGCAGATGATGCTCTTTACCGGCGAATTCGTGTTCTCGCTAATCATAGGCTTTGTAATAATCGGCGTGGGAATATCCCTAGGCGACACCATAGTAACTAGCATAGTCGAGGATCACGAGGAATTCAAGCCGGTAGCTGGCTATGCAAAGTTCGTATTGTACAGCATATTCCTGCTAGTCGGCGTAGCGGGAATCTTCAGCAATTTCCCAGGAACAGAACAGGTCATCGCTAATTTAGCGTGGGGACTAGCGATCGCGATGGGTATAATGCTGGTCCCGATAATGTACAAGCTTTCTAAGAAAATGGTAGCAGAGGCGAAATAAGCGCTTTAGCATCCGGGTTAAATCGTAAAATCATAATATTTTTTACTTTTGATTTTTCTTTTCAATCTCGTCCGATACGATCCCCACAAGCCTATCCAATTTATCCGCTATGCTGTCTGGTAAGATGCCATATGATACTGGCGGAACTTCTATTCTTTCAATCGGCTTGATAAGATCGAAAATATCGCATAAAACCGCGCCTTTGTAAGGTTTCATTACGTTCTCCCTAAGAAAAACAGCCAACTTGTATTTTTCAGGGTCGTAGATTAAAGCCTGACCTGGCGCGACGGCTACCACCACGTCAACACTTTCGTTACGCGGTAGAGGCCACGCGGCGTCATTAAAGCTTTCGATAGCGACTACTCTATATTTATTTTTTAAATAGCCTAGTGAATGTTCTATTGCTGGCATGGAATTCGAGGCGAGAACTTCAGCTAAAAAGCTGATTTTTTCGACTTTCTCTATTTTACCAAGCTTGCGCGTGATTCTGTTTAGAACTTCTGGCTGAAATATAATAAGTCTCTTCTCAATTGAAAACTTGTTTAAAAAACCATAGTTTACTATCCTATTATCGCTTAGAATAAAGCTTATTCTAGAAACGAGAACTTGTCTGAAAAAGTTGCTCGCGTAAGTATAGAATGAAGAGGGAGAGTGCCAGTCCCAGAATGCTCCTGGGTTTAATGGCGCGGTAATGCTGTCTACGGGGTTTAGAATTTCAAACCTTTCATTAACTTCAGCTGCTTCAACGAGCTTTATAATATCTTCCGACAAGGGTATACCATATTTCATACCAACTATCGTAGCATTGTACTGGGTATACCAGTTGTGGGCTGAAATCGGCTTAAAGGGCGTGATTTTATATCCCAGCCTTCTAAGTCCAGCGATTAAACCCATTGCAAGAGTCGTTTTCCCCGAATCATACGGAAGAAGGCCTACAATTAAAACTTTGAAAATCACGGTATCACCACAATGTATTAGTTAGTCATCTATATTTCAAATAGAATTGTTGCCAATAATAAGCTTGATCCCCTTAAATGGTAATCAAAAATATTTAGTAACTTTTTAACCTTATTTATCAATAAAAAGGCTCTGTAGCTCGAAGTTTCAAAGCCGTGAAAGAAGGAAAAGTTGTAGCTAAAGCCAAAAACCTTAATGAGCTAGCAGAAAAACTTAGAAAGGCTAATACTCTTCTTTTAAAACTATGGCGTTAGGTATGAGTTTGCATGCTAGATATTTTCTATCTTATCCTGGCAGATTTGCTTCTAGGTTAAACTTGAATCTAATTAAAAATCCATAAATACTTTTTATGGTCTTTTACTAAGTACTTCCTATCCTTTTTCACTATTTCAAATCTCTCATTTTTAAACGTTCAACCTGAAG
Above is a genomic segment from Thermoproteales archaeon containing:
- a CDS encoding PLDc N-terminal domain-containing protein, whose protein sequence is MNPLAMVLALITSATMLIFPFITVGIALFFYLAMFILWIAVVIWVYKDAEKRGENGVLWLLVVLVGGIIGLIVYLILREEKLAKTV